In one Ralstonia pickettii genomic region, the following are encoded:
- a CDS encoding FAD:protein FMN transferase: MHPLPPSNLGRRRCLAGVPLLAVGMFVRPALADPTVERASTQLLGTQIDIIAQDARPGAAGAAMRAAFVEMARLECLMSRYRPDSQVSALARAAGRNPVPVAPEVMAVFKLARQVSEQSRGAFDITVGAYSGWNFDPEHSRIPSSSELARERRFVNYRDVVLEERHCSVYLRRPGMRLDLGGIAKLPILEAGMRVLRQHGIRDAMINGGGDVVASGKLQGHEWRVGLRDPLAPERLLGVVTLSDGVVASSGDYERYFMHNGQRFHHVLDPETGLPAHGPHGVTLIGRDVDDVNGLGAAIMAAGTATGQRMLAPMLARVDALIVGSGVRPWMSAGMATRLRQFSASS; this comes from the coding sequence ATGCATCCGCTGCCCCCTTCCAACCTGGGCCGCCGGCGCTGCCTGGCGGGGGTGCCCCTGCTGGCCGTCGGCATGTTCGTACGGCCGGCCCTGGCAGACCCCACTGTGGAGCGCGCATCCACTCAATTGCTGGGCACTCAAATCGACATCATTGCGCAAGACGCGAGACCGGGCGCCGCCGGTGCGGCCATGCGCGCTGCCTTTGTGGAGATGGCGCGACTCGAATGCTTGATGAGCCGCTACCGGCCCGACAGCCAGGTCAGCGCACTGGCACGCGCGGCGGGGCGGAACCCCGTGCCGGTGGCACCTGAAGTCATGGCGGTGTTCAAGCTTGCCCGACAGGTCTCGGAGCAAAGCCGCGGCGCCTTCGATATCACCGTCGGCGCGTACTCCGGCTGGAATTTTGATCCGGAGCACAGCCGCATTCCGAGCAGCAGCGAACTGGCGCGTGAGCGCCGCTTCGTCAACTATCGAGACGTCGTTCTGGAAGAGCGCCACTGCAGCGTCTACTTGCGACGCCCGGGGATGAGGCTGGATCTTGGCGGCATTGCCAAGCTGCCGATCCTGGAGGCAGGCATGCGCGTGCTACGGCAACACGGCATACGCGATGCCATGATCAACGGTGGAGGCGATGTGGTGGCCAGCGGGAAGCTGCAAGGTCACGAATGGCGCGTCGGACTGCGCGATCCGCTTGCGCCGGAGCGACTGCTGGGCGTGGTCACGCTCAGTGACGGGGTTGTGGCGTCATCCGGAGACTACGAGCGTTACTTTATGCACAACGGTCAGCGCTTTCATCACGTTCTCGATCCGGAAACGGGTCTGCCTGCGCATGGGCCCCATGGCGTAACCCTGATCGGTCGCGACGTTGACGACGTCAACGGCCTTGGCGCGGCAATCATGGCAGCGGGCACCGCCACCGGGCAGCGGATGCTTGCACCGATGCTCGCACGCGTGGATGCCCTGATCGTAGGTTCTGGAGTTCGGCCATGGATGTCGGCCGGAATGGCAACGCGCTTGCGGCAGTTCTCTGCAAGCAGTTGA
- a CDS encoding c-type cytochrome yields MRTKTTLGLMLICGAVLAACGQKEPAAPAASTAAAPAPVQTSTPPAATTVAAAAEPENALGKRTFANVCSMCHAAGVAGAPKPGDKADWGPRIAQGKGTLYKHALEGFNGNKGAMPARGGSTLPDDAIKAAVDYMVAKSQ; encoded by the coding sequence ATGCGCACGAAAACCACCCTAGGGCTGATGTTGATTTGCGGTGCCGTTCTTGCGGCCTGTGGCCAGAAGGAACCCGCCGCGCCCGCGGCCTCCACCGCTGCGGCACCCGCGCCGGTACAAACCAGCACACCCCCCGCCGCAACGACGGTGGCCGCAGCAGCGGAACCGGAGAATGCGCTGGGTAAGCGCACCTTCGCCAACGTCTGCTCGATGTGCCACGCCGCAGGGGTTGCCGGGGCACCAAAGCCGGGCGACAAGGCCGACTGGGGGCCTCGCATCGCACAAGGTAAGGGCACCCTTTACAAGCACGCACTGGAGGGCTTCAACGGCAACAAGGGGGCCATGCCCGCACGCGGTGGATCGACCTTGCCGGACGACGCCATCAAGGCTGCGGTTGACTACATGGTGGCGAAGTCGCAGTAG
- the cheY gene encoding chemotaxis response regulator CheY, producing the protein MDKSQYRFLVVDDFPTMRRIVRNLLKELGFSNVDEAEDGAAGLAKVKEGRFDFVISDWNMPNMDGLQMLQSIRGDANPVISKMPVLMVTAEAKKENIIAAAQAGANGYVVKPFTAATLDEKLGKIFEKLEKGA; encoded by the coding sequence ATGGACAAGAGCCAGTACCGATTCCTCGTCGTCGACGATTTCCCGACGATGCGCCGGATCGTGCGTAACCTGCTCAAGGAACTTGGTTTTTCCAACGTCGACGAGGCCGAAGACGGCGCCGCCGGCCTGGCCAAGGTCAAGGAAGGCCGGTTTGATTTCGTGATCTCGGACTGGAACATGCCCAACATGGATGGCCTGCAGATGCTGCAGAGCATCCGTGGCGACGCCAACCCCGTCATCAGCAAGATGCCGGTGCTGATGGTGACGGCCGAAGCCAAGAAGGAAAACATCATCGCCGCCGCCCAGGCAGGAGCCAACGGCTACGTGGTCAAGCCCTTTACGGCTGCCACGCTGGACGAAAAGCTGGGCAAGATTTTCGAGAAACTCGAAAAGGGGGCGTGA
- a CDS encoding ABC transporter ATP-binding protein, whose product MTDPLHVDETAAISLRGVCKHYGAVRAVDGVDLDVGYGELFGLIGHNGAGKSTLFKMMLGLIPATAGSIRVAGASVRGAAFRAARRQIGYLPENLVLYDNLSGLETLRFFAKLKGAPAADCASLLARVGLAGAVDQPVRAYSKGMRQRLGFAQALLGAPRVLFLDEPTNGLDPAAIHDFYATLQALREQGVTILITSHILAELQQRIDRLAILADGRVLALGSVAALRAQADLPLTLALRVEAGARGALWAQLAPLRAHGAEIVDGQAEHEVMLRCSRSLKMDALQALQPLGGRLLDLQIHEPSLEDVFFGLRQTEAA is encoded by the coding sequence GTGACAGATCCCCTTCACGTTGACGAGACTGCCGCCATTTCGCTGCGCGGCGTCTGCAAACACTATGGTGCCGTGCGCGCCGTCGACGGCGTTGACCTGGACGTCGGCTACGGCGAACTGTTCGGCCTGATCGGGCACAACGGTGCCGGCAAGAGCACGCTGTTCAAGATGATGCTTGGGCTGATTCCGGCAACCGCCGGCAGCATCCGCGTGGCCGGGGCATCGGTGCGTGGGGCTGCATTCCGCGCCGCGCGCAGGCAGATCGGCTACCTGCCCGAGAACCTCGTTCTGTACGACAACCTGAGCGGGTTGGAGACCTTGCGGTTTTTCGCCAAGCTCAAGGGCGCACCGGCAGCCGATTGCGCGTCGCTGCTTGCCCGCGTCGGGCTGGCGGGTGCGGTCGACCAACCCGTGCGGGCGTATTCAAAGGGGATGCGGCAGCGCCTCGGGTTTGCGCAGGCGCTGTTGGGTGCGCCACGCGTGCTTTTTCTGGATGAGCCGACCAACGGCCTCGATCCGGCGGCAATCCACGACTTCTACGCCACGCTGCAGGCACTGCGCGAGCAGGGCGTCACGATCCTGATCACGTCGCACATCCTGGCCGAGCTGCAGCAGCGCATCGACCGCCTTGCCATCCTGGCCGACGGCCGTGTCCTTGCGCTTGGCAGTGTCGCTGCACTTCGCGCACAGGCCGATCTGCCCCTGACGCTGGCCTTGCGGGTCGAGGCCGGCGCGCGCGGCGCACTGTGGGCGCAACTCGCGCCCTTGCGCGCACACGGCGCAGAGATCGTCGACGGGCAGGCCGAGCACGAGGTGATGCTGCGCTGCAGCCGCTCGCTCAAGATGGACGCACTTCAGGCACTGCAGCCGCTGGGCGGGCGCCTGCTCGATCTGCAGATCCACGAACCGTCGCTCGAAGACGTGTTCTTTGGCCTCAGGCAAACGGAGGCCGCATGA
- the nosZ gene encoding TAT-dependent nitrous-oxide reductase, with protein sequence MMTKHQQSPSTQQEEALSVPGRRRFMNSAALAGLATVVACTDKGTPAAAPAASASAPAATAAGEHVIAGLHPKPGELDTYYGLWSGGHTGDMRVMGMPSGREIHRIPMFVPDALVGWGITNESKKVMGTKPDGTLRYTVGDTHHVHASYKDGNYDGRYAWINDKINSRLGRVRLDYFICDKITELPNVQGFHGIFPDKRDPLEPKINYTTRVFCGGEFAIPLPNTAGIDDPSKYRSLFMCVDAETMEVRWQVLIDGNCDLVATSYDGKLAATNQYNTEMGVHYEDMMSAERDACLFFNVARIEAAVKAGKFKTIGDSKVPVVDGTHAANQDPKTALTAYVSVPKNPHGVNASPDQKYFICAGKLSPTGTVIELSRVLDWFDGKLAKIDDAIVAEVELGLGPLHTAFDGRGNAYTTLFLDSQIVKWNIDAAIKFHNGDKNAKYVVDRLDVHYQPGHLSASQSETMAADGKFLAVGCKFSKDRFLPVGPLHPENEQFIDISGDKMVLLQDHPIRSEPHDFIIFKRELLHPKQVYSLDDFPLATKDPKQSGVVRNGKKVTVRLTSQAPAYSLREFKLKKGDEVTLILTNLDKVEDLTHGFAIPKYNINFIVNPQETASVTFIADKPGVFWCYCTHFCHALHLEMRSRMIVEA encoded by the coding sequence ATGATGACCAAGCACCAACAATCGCCATCCACTCAGCAGGAAGAAGCGCTGAGCGTACCGGGGCGGCGTCGCTTCATGAACAGCGCAGCGCTTGCCGGGTTGGCAACGGTCGTGGCATGCACTGACAAGGGCACACCCGCTGCCGCACCCGCCGCATCTGCCAGCGCGCCCGCGGCCACGGCCGCAGGGGAACACGTCATCGCGGGCTTGCATCCGAAGCCGGGTGAACTCGATACCTACTACGGCCTGTGGAGCGGCGGACATACCGGCGACATGCGTGTCATGGGCATGCCCTCGGGGCGCGAGATCCATCGCATTCCGATGTTCGTGCCCGATGCACTGGTCGGCTGGGGCATCACGAACGAATCGAAGAAGGTGATGGGCACGAAGCCCGACGGCACTCTCAGGTACACGGTGGGCGATACCCACCACGTGCACGCGTCGTACAAGGACGGGAATTACGACGGCCGCTATGCGTGGATCAACGACAAGATCAACTCGCGCCTGGGGCGCGTGCGGCTCGACTACTTCATCTGCGACAAGATCACCGAACTGCCGAACGTGCAGGGCTTCCACGGCATCTTCCCGGACAAGCGCGATCCGCTCGAACCGAAGATCAACTACACGACGCGCGTGTTCTGCGGCGGCGAGTTTGCCATCCCGCTGCCCAACACCGCCGGCATCGATGATCCGTCCAAGTACCGTTCGCTGTTCATGTGCGTGGACGCCGAAACCATGGAGGTGCGCTGGCAGGTGCTGATCGACGGCAATTGCGACCTCGTCGCAACGTCGTACGACGGCAAGCTGGCCGCGACCAACCAGTACAACACCGAGATGGGCGTGCACTACGAAGACATGATGTCTGCGGAGCGCGATGCCTGTCTGTTCTTCAACGTTGCGCGCATCGAGGCGGCGGTCAAGGCCGGCAAGTTCAAGACCATCGGCGACTCCAAGGTGCCGGTGGTGGACGGCACGCACGCGGCCAACCAAGATCCGAAGACAGCACTGACCGCTTATGTGTCGGTGCCGAAGAATCCGCACGGCGTCAATGCGAGCCCCGACCAGAAGTACTTCATCTGTGCTGGCAAGCTCTCGCCCACCGGTACGGTCATCGAGCTGTCTCGCGTGCTCGACTGGTTCGACGGCAAGCTCGCCAAGATCGACGACGCCATCGTGGCGGAGGTCGAACTTGGCCTGGGGCCACTGCACACTGCGTTCGACGGGCGCGGCAACGCATACACGACGCTGTTCCTCGACAGCCAGATCGTGAAGTGGAACATTGATGCCGCCATCAAGTTCCACAACGGTGACAAGAACGCGAAGTACGTGGTCGACCGCCTTGACGTGCATTACCAGCCGGGCCACCTGAGCGCATCGCAATCCGAAACCATGGCCGCCGACGGCAAGTTCCTCGCCGTGGGCTGCAAGTTCTCCAAGGACCGCTTCCTGCCCGTTGGCCCGCTGCACCCCGAAAACGAACAGTTCATCGACATCTCCGGCGACAAGATGGTGCTGCTGCAGGACCACCCGATCCGCAGCGAGCCGCACGACTTCATCATCTTCAAGCGCGAGCTGCTGCACCCGAAGCAGGTCTATTCGCTGGACGATTTCCCGCTGGCCACCAAGGACCCGAAGCAGTCCGGCGTGGTGCGCAATGGCAAGAAGGTGACGGTGCGGCTCACCTCGCAGGCCCCGGCGTACAGCCTGCGCGAGTTCAAGCTGAAGAAGGGCGACGAGGTCACGCTGATCCTCACCAATCTGGACAAGGTCGAGGATCTGACGCACGGCTTCGCGATTCCGAAATACAACATCAACTTCATCGTCAATCCGCAGGAAACCGCGTCGGTCACGTTCATTGCCGATAAGCCCGGCGTGTTCTGGTGCTACTGCACGCATTTCTGTCATGCACTGCACCTTGAAATGCGCAGTCGCATGATCGTTGAGGCCTGA
- the cheZ gene encoding protein phosphatase CheZ, with the protein MSEMHDGAQAPAAEGADHGDMPEMLQRIGHLTRMLRESMRELGLDKGVEKAASAIPDARDRLNYIANMTEQAATRVLNAIDAARPVQDALESDSQALVNRWQSWMDRQLGDDEIRELVGQTNGFLRSVPEKTRDTNQQLMEILMAQDFQDLTGQVIKKVLDVVQLIESQLVGILLDNAPEHLRVEAAQVATSLLNGPQINPDHPDVVANQEQVDDLLESLGF; encoded by the coding sequence ATGAGCGAGATGCACGATGGCGCCCAGGCGCCCGCCGCCGAAGGTGCAGACCACGGCGACATGCCCGAAATGCTCCAGCGCATCGGCCACCTCACGCGCATGCTGCGTGAAAGCATGCGCGAGCTGGGCCTGGACAAGGGTGTCGAGAAGGCTGCATCGGCCATCCCCGACGCACGCGACCGCCTGAATTACATCGCCAACATGACCGAGCAGGCGGCCACCCGCGTGCTCAACGCCATCGACGCAGCGCGGCCCGTGCAGGACGCGCTGGAGTCCGACTCCCAGGCGCTGGTCAACCGCTGGCAGTCGTGGATGGACCGCCAACTGGGCGACGACGAGATCCGCGAGCTGGTGGGCCAGACCAACGGCTTCCTGCGCAGCGTTCCTGAAAAAACGCGCGACACGAACCAGCAACTCATGGAAATCCTGATGGCCCAGGACTTCCAGGACTTGACCGGTCAGGTGATCAAGAAGGTGCTGGATGTCGTCCAGCTCATCGAAAGCCAGCTGGTCGGCATCCTGCTCGACAACGCGCCGGAACACCTGCGCGTGGAAGCCGCGCAGGTTGCGACGTCGCTGCTCAACGGTCCGCAGATCAATCCGGACCATCCGGACGTGGTTGCCAACCAGGAACAGGTGGACGACCTGCTGGAAAGCCTCGGGTTCTGA
- a CDS encoding protein-glutamate methylesterase/protein-glutamine glutaminase, whose protein sequence is MNDKRKIQVLCIDDSALIRSILKEIINSQPDMEVVGVAPDPIIARDLIKQTNPDVLTLDVEMPKMDGLDFLEKLMRLRPTPVVMISSLTERGSEATLRALELGAVDFVAKPKLGMRDGMNEYADQIADKIRAAARAKLRPRTPAPVPVAGAATASAPGAHVRADHAAATPATARTHFSSTEKLIIVGASTGGTEAIKDFLMEMPPDCPGILIVQHMPAGFTTSFAKRLDGLCRIRVKEAAHGERVLPGHAYIAPGDMHLSLGRSGANYVTELDQGPPVNRHRPAVDVLFRSAARNAGANALGVILTGMGKDGAVGMLEMRNAGAYNVAQDEASCVVYGMPKEAVAHGGVHEVLPLSQIGPHVLAKLSAHGRVTRV, encoded by the coding sequence ATGAACGACAAACGCAAGATTCAGGTGCTGTGCATCGACGATTCCGCACTGATCCGCAGCATCCTGAAGGAGATCATCAACAGCCAGCCGGATATGGAAGTGGTGGGTGTGGCGCCCGACCCGATCATCGCGCGCGACCTCATCAAGCAGACCAATCCGGACGTGCTCACGCTGGACGTCGAAATGCCGAAGATGGACGGCCTCGACTTCCTGGAAAAGCTCATGCGCCTGCGCCCGACGCCGGTGGTCATGATCTCGTCGCTGACGGAGCGCGGTTCTGAAGCCACGCTGCGCGCGCTGGAGCTGGGCGCGGTGGATTTTGTCGCCAAGCCCAAGCTGGGTATGCGCGACGGCATGAACGAATACGCCGACCAGATCGCCGACAAGATCCGCGCGGCGGCTCGCGCAAAGCTGCGTCCGCGTACCCCCGCTCCGGTTCCCGTGGCGGGCGCGGCCACAGCGTCGGCACCCGGCGCACACGTTCGCGCCGACCACGCTGCGGCAACGCCGGCAACTGCGCGTACCCATTTCTCGTCGACGGAAAAGCTGATCATCGTGGGCGCTTCCACCGGCGGCACCGAGGCGATCAAGGATTTCCTGATGGAAATGCCGCCCGACTGCCCCGGCATCCTGATCGTGCAGCACATGCCGGCAGGTTTCACCACCTCGTTCGCCAAGCGGCTGGACGGCCTGTGCCGTATCCGCGTGAAGGAAGCCGCGCACGGTGAACGTGTGCTGCCGGGTCACGCCTACATTGCCCCGGGCGACATGCACCTCTCACTGGGCCGCAGCGGCGCCAACTACGTCACCGAGCTGGACCAGGGCCCGCCGGTCAACCGCCATCGCCCGGCGGTGGACGTGCTGTTCCGCTCCGCCGCGCGCAACGCCGGGGCCAACGCCCTGGGCGTCATCCTCACCGGCATGGGCAAGGACGGCGCGGTGGGCATGCTGGAGATGCGCAACGCCGGTGCCTACAACGTCGCGCAGGACGAGGCGTCCTGTGTGGTGTACGGCATGCCCAAGGAGGCGGTGGCCCACGGCGGCGTGCACGAAGTCCTGCCGCTGTCGCAGATCGGCCCGCACGTGCTGGCCAAGCTGTCGGCCCACGGCCGCGTGACGCGGGTTTAA
- a CDS encoding nitrous oxide reductase family maturation protein NosD codes for MRWLPVLLVVCGSLAAVQGAHASAATTVRVAAGQSLQAAIDAAHPGDVLEIERGMYTGNLIVNKPLTLRGLDRPTLSGGQRGDTIRIGAPDVVIEGLIVRDSGDSLKEQNAGINILPGAHRAVVRQCELTYNLFGLWIEKANDVRIEANTITGKRDYNSAQRGNGVELYNTQGARIIGNNISFVRDALYVDVSHHAVFKGNRLHHSRYGTHYMNSYYNLWEDNDSYANRGGLALMEVRDQIVRNNRTWGNADHGIMLRTLQDSVVENNVVADNDRGFFIYDVEYTQLRGNLIVGNQVGVHLSAGSTRNVVQGNDFIGNREQVRYVGARDEAWGARTAAERAQGNFWSDYLGWDRDGDGIGDVPYEANDVVDRLIWRHPGVQLLLASPAVQALRFVSRQFPILRVPSVVDAYPRMQPANPHWSTWRDRSPSR; via the coding sequence ATGAGGTGGCTGCCGGTGTTGCTCGTTGTCTGCGGCTCGCTTGCGGCTGTGCAGGGCGCTCACGCATCGGCGGCCACCACGGTGCGCGTTGCGGCGGGGCAGTCGCTGCAAGCAGCCATCGACGCAGCACATCCGGGCGATGTGCTTGAGATCGAGCGCGGCATGTATACCGGCAACCTCATCGTCAACAAGCCTCTGACGCTGCGCGGACTCGATCGTCCCACGCTCAGCGGCGGCCAGCGCGGCGACACGATCCGCATCGGCGCACCGGACGTCGTGATCGAGGGCCTGATCGTTCGCGATTCGGGCGACAGCCTGAAAGAGCAGAACGCAGGCATCAACATCCTGCCCGGCGCGCATCGCGCCGTAGTGCGCCAGTGTGAGCTGACCTACAACCTGTTCGGCCTGTGGATCGAGAAAGCCAACGACGTGCGCATCGAGGCCAACACCATCACCGGCAAGCGTGACTACAACTCGGCGCAGCGCGGCAATGGCGTGGAGCTGTACAACACACAAGGCGCGCGCATCATCGGCAACAACATCAGCTTCGTACGGGATGCGCTTTACGTGGACGTGTCGCACCACGCCGTTTTCAAAGGCAATCGGCTCCACCACAGCCGCTATGGCACGCACTACATGAACTCCTACTACAACCTGTGGGAGGACAACGACAGCTATGCCAACCGGGGCGGCCTGGCCTTGATGGAGGTGCGCGACCAGATCGTGCGCAACAACCGCACCTGGGGCAATGCCGACCACGGGATCATGCTGCGCACGTTGCAGGACTCGGTGGTGGAGAACAACGTGGTGGCCGACAACGACCGCGGCTTCTTCATCTACGACGTGGAATACACGCAACTGCGCGGCAACCTCATCGTCGGCAACCAGGTGGGCGTGCACCTGTCGGCAGGTTCGACACGCAACGTCGTGCAAGGCAACGACTTCATCGGCAACCGAGAGCAAGTCCGCTACGTGGGCGCGCGTGACGAGGCATGGGGGGCACGCACGGCTGCCGAGCGCGCGCAGGGCAACTTCTGGAGCGACTACCTGGGCTGGGACCGCGATGGCGATGGCATCGGCGATGTGCCCTACGAGGCCAACGACGTTGTCGACCGGCTGATCTGGCGCCACCCTGGCGTGCAACTGCTGTTGGCGAGCCCGGCAGTGCAGGCACTTAGATTCGTCAGCCGGCAGTTTCCGATCCTGCGTGTGCCGAGCGTGGTGGACGCGTATCCGCGCATGCAACCCGCGAACCCACATTGGAGCACCTGGCGTGACAGATCCCCTTCACGTTGA
- a CDS encoding NosR/NirI family protein — translation MPSRKQGFAAWVAAFLLMLLVGVQPAQAGRGAYEAELPANLAEAKDLCALVPCADVFPGAVRFSERMGQPPYVEAYGAAQGGKAALLGYVMLSTDITDIPAYSGKPVVTLIGMDRQGRYVGIKVLKHSEPILLLGIPESALLNFNKQYIGKSVKDKIEVGQSRPDEGVLGVDAISGATVTVIAQNQVLATATSSVARQVGILAPTRHEPARYAQTGQRASWAELVKQGSVQRLLIRPEQLGLERAPEPFIELWFGDLNHPDLGASLLGQSVWNDLHAQLKQNEHAIFVIRTAGAASFKGSGFVRGGIYDRIQIKQGAESFTFRDSDYLNLYGLAAPSAPAYTESAIFVVRSPAFSAAYPWKLSFLGNRVDRATGTRSFVTFDAPYWLPETLLQGGHPHIDEPEAPWRRVWRTRAPQIALFIVLLVSVGVVYALRERLTRRSTHKNKWPVNAFKYTAWALSIGFVGFGAMAQPSITQVLTWFHSLLFQWTWSLFLTDPFIFCFWIFIILTVFLFGRGLFCGWLCPFGSLSEALYKIGGRLGLKRWQRHLPRAWHDKLKWLKYAIFFGLLTVSVFSMGLAEKLAEVEPFKTTFLVGISHRAWPYGLFVCTLLGISLFVERPYCKYICPLGAALAMPSTFRWFGLRRKQDCNSCKACAVGCGSLAIDADGRIDHRECLHCLDCMVLYTDVKGCPPLAKERKRRERDGLEITPIGKDGYFIPIQPVPVPMNPRVAQGPDPRMPTDRVVPTGREGARGLRWLMLELRDHLWPWSSNGWRSARGLQIAGASLALAASVAWILAATGHLSSGAVIAWWFGWSLYEVLIRLACRRYVKDGPWWQANYRRATVMDMLSYVGFKNLLIGAMLFLTLKALGWLQV, via the coding sequence ATGCCATCCCGAAAACAAGGGTTCGCGGCGTGGGTCGCCGCGTTCCTCCTGATGCTGTTGGTGGGCGTGCAACCGGCGCAGGCCGGTCGCGGCGCTTACGAAGCCGAGTTGCCCGCCAATCTGGCCGAGGCCAAGGACCTGTGTGCGCTCGTACCCTGCGCCGACGTGTTTCCCGGCGCGGTGCGTTTTTCCGAACGCATGGGGCAACCGCCTTATGTGGAAGCCTATGGCGCAGCGCAAGGCGGTAAGGCGGCGCTGCTGGGCTACGTGATGCTGTCCACCGACATCACGGACATCCCGGCCTATTCGGGCAAGCCCGTGGTCACGCTGATCGGCATGGACCGGCAAGGTCGCTATGTCGGCATCAAGGTCCTGAAGCATTCCGAGCCGATCCTGCTGCTGGGGATTCCCGAATCTGCGCTGCTGAACTTCAACAAGCAGTACATCGGCAAGTCGGTCAAGGACAAGATCGAAGTCGGTCAGTCACGGCCGGACGAGGGCGTGCTTGGCGTCGATGCGATCTCGGGCGCCACCGTGACCGTGATTGCGCAGAACCAGGTGCTGGCCACAGCCACATCTTCCGTGGCGCGTCAGGTCGGCATTCTGGCGCCAACGCGCCATGAGCCTGCGCGCTATGCGCAGACCGGGCAGCGTGCAAGCTGGGCAGAACTCGTCAAGCAGGGCAGCGTGCAGCGCTTGCTGATCCGCCCCGAACAGCTTGGGCTCGAACGCGCGCCGGAACCGTTCATTGAACTGTGGTTCGGTGATCTCAATCATCCCGACCTGGGTGCGAGCCTGCTCGGCCAATCCGTCTGGAACGACCTGCACGCTCAACTCAAGCAGAACGAGCATGCGATCTTCGTCATCCGCACCGCGGGCGCGGCGTCGTTCAAGGGGTCGGGCTTCGTGCGCGGCGGCATCTATGACCGCATCCAGATCAAGCAAGGCGCGGAGTCCTTTACCTTCCGCGATTCGGACTACCTGAACCTCTATGGCCTGGCAGCCCCTAGCGCGCCGGCCTACACGGAATCGGCCATCTTCGTGGTGCGCTCGCCAGCGTTTTCGGCGGCGTATCCGTGGAAGCTGTCCTTCCTGGGCAACCGCGTCGATCGGGCGACCGGCACGCGCAGCTTCGTTACGTTCGATGCCCCGTACTGGTTGCCCGAAACGCTGCTGCAGGGCGGGCACCCGCATATCGACGAGCCGGAGGCCCCTTGGCGGCGGGTCTGGCGTACGCGCGCGCCGCAGATCGCGCTCTTCATCGTGCTGCTCGTTTCGGTGGGCGTGGTGTATGCGCTGCGTGAGCGTCTGACGCGCCGTTCGACGCACAAGAACAAGTGGCCGGTGAACGCCTTCAAGTACACCGCCTGGGCACTGAGCATCGGCTTCGTTGGTTTTGGTGCGATGGCGCAGCCGTCGATCACGCAAGTGCTGACATGGTTCCACTCGCTGCTGTTCCAGTGGACGTGGTCCCTGTTCCTGACGGATCCGTTCATCTTCTGCTTCTGGATCTTCATCATCCTGACGGTGTTCCTCTTTGGGCGAGGGCTGTTCTGCGGATGGCTGTGCCCGTTCGGCTCGCTGTCGGAAGCGCTCTACAAGATTGGCGGACGGCTCGGCCTCAAACGCTGGCAGCGTCATCTGCCGCGTGCCTGGCACGACAAGCTGAAGTGGCTCAAGTACGCGATCTTCTTCGGGTTGTTGACGGTGTCGGTGTTCTCGATGGGGCTGGCAGAAAAGCTTGCCGAGGTGGAACCGTTCAAGACGACATTCCTGGTCGGCATCAGCCACCGCGCGTGGCCCTACGGGCTGTTCGTCTGCACGCTGCTCGGGATCTCGCTGTTTGTCGAGCGCCCGTACTGCAAGTACATCTGCCCGTTGGGTGCCGCGCTTGCCATGCCGAGCACGTTCCGCTGGTTTGGCCTGCGCCGCAAGCAAGACTGCAACAGTTGCAAGGCCTGCGCCGTCGGTTGCGGGTCTTTGGCGATCGACGCGGACGGCCGTATCGACCATCGCGAATGCCTGCACTGCCTCGATTGCATGGTGCTGTACACCGACGTCAAGGGCTGCCCGCCGCTGGCCAAGGAGCGCAAGCGGCGCGAGCGCGATGGGCTGGAGATCACGCCCATCGGCAAGGACGGCTACTTCATTCCCATCCAGCCGGTGCCGGTGCCCATGAACCCGCGGGTGGCGCAAGGCCCCGACCCGCGCATGCCGACCGACCGCGTGGTGCCGACCGGACGCGAAGGTGCGCGTGGCCTGCGCTGGCTGATGTTGGAATTGCGCGATCACCTCTGGCCGTGGAGCAGCAACGGGTGGAGGTCGGCGCGCGGCCTGCAGATCGCGGGGGCTTCGCTTGCGCTGGCAGCGAGCGTGGCATGGATCCTGGCGGCGACGGGCCACCTGTCGTCGGGCGCGGTCATCGCATGGTGGTTCGGCTGGAGCCTGTATGAAGTGCTGATCCGCCTTGCCTGCCGTCGCTACGTCAAGGATGGCCCGTGGTGGCAAGCCAATTATCGGCGCGCAACCGTCATGGACATGCTGAGCTACGTCGGCTTCAAGAATCTGCTGATTGGCGCCATGCTGTTCCTGACCCTGAAAGCGCTGGGGTGGCTGCAGGTATGA